The Anas acuta chromosome 2, bAnaAcu1.1, whole genome shotgun sequence genome contains a region encoding:
- the LOC137852646 gene encoding C-C chemokine receptor type 8-like has product MNPTSHFVETTEYAYGYDENTAPCNEGNSFHRFKSLLLPILYCLVFVFCLLGNSLVLWVLLTRKKLMTMTDVCLLNLAASDLLFVVPLPFQAHYAAEQWVFGNAMCKIMAGIYYTGFYSSIFFITLMSIDRYIAIVHAVYAMKIRTTSCGIIISLVLWLVAGLASVPNIVFNQQLEIEQSMQCVPTYPPGSNTWKVASQFAANILGLLIPLSILICCYAQILKNLQKCKNRNKIKAIKMIFIIVIVFFLFWTPFNVVLFLDTLQSLHIINDCQASNRIALALQLTETISFIHCCLNPVIYAFAGVMFKAHLKGLLQSCVRVFWSPARGPGATQSSSVPSQLSACSDSAGML; this is encoded by the coding sequence ATGAATCCCACAAGCCATTTTGTCGAAACAACAGAGTACGCCTATGGATACGATGAAAACACTGCTCCATGCAATGAAGGAAACAGCTTTCACAGGTTTAaatccctcctcctgcccatcCTTTACTGCCTCGTGTTTGTCTTCTGCCTTCTGGGAAACTCCTTGGTGCTTTGGGTTCTCCTGACCAGGAAGAAGCTGATGACGATGACTGATGTCTGCCTGCTGAACCTCGCAGCCTCTGATCTCCTCTTCGTTGTGCCTCTCCCTTTCCAAGCCCACTACGCTGCAGAGCAGTGGGTCTTTGGCAACGCTATGTGCAAGATAATGGCTGGCATTTATTACACAGGTTTTtacagcagtattttctttataacCCTCATGAGCATAGACAGGTACATAGCCATTGTCCATGCCGTCTATGCCATGAAGATTCGGACGACCTCCTGTGGCATAATTATCAGTTTagtcctgtggctggtggcTGGCTTGGCTTCTGTGCCCAACATCGTGTTCAACCAGCAGTTGGAAATCGAGCAGTCTATGCAGTGTGTCCCCACATACCCCCCTGGCAGCAACACCTGGAAGGTTGCATCTCAGTTTGCAGCCAATATCTTGGGCCTCTTGATTCCCCTCAGCATCCTCATTTGCTGCTATGCCCAGATACTGAAAAACCTGCAAAAGTGCAAAAATCGGAACAAGATCAAGGCGATCAAGATGATTTTCATCATCGTCAttgtcttcttcctcttctggaCCCCCTTCAACGTCGTGCTGTTCCTGGACACCCTGCAGAGCCTGCACATCATCAATGACTGCCAGGCCAGCAACCGGATCgccctggccctgcagctgacGGAAACCATTTCCTTCATCCACTGCTGCCTCAACCCCGTGATCTACGCCTTTGCCGGGGTGATGTTCAAAGCCCACCTGAAAGGACTGCTTCAGTCCTGTGTCCGTGTCTTCTGGAGCCCTGCCAGGGGTCCTGGGGCCACTCAGTCATCTTCAGTGCCCAGCCAGCTCTCTGCCTGCTCCGACAGCGCAGGGATGCTCTGA